Proteins from a single region of Aureibacter tunicatorum:
- a CDS encoding DUF4157 domain-containing protein: MKQEEQNQHNWKNTLQKKADHYQKQNWVNTQLKKRNDSKSEHSFESNNHLSITQMMADIENSKNSDQYKLWNTTADQLPVQKQSMPKQNNTGMPDQLKSGIENLSGHSMDDVKVHYNSDKPAQFQAHAFAQGSNIHIAPGQEKHLAHEAWHVVQQKEGRVKPTMQMKGGVNVNDDIGLEKEADAMGARALQMKNEGSQSFGLSNNESEKFIAQRKTHEPSNQPLQLKTNENASSSSAVVQRMGTGLSLLLAGIGSLVAHQVLTYINKKNMESDDTLVGKENPYDEGGKGKLQIRKYHAFVENEKNPFWHVWLTYKFEDGTEFKIAERGNGRENWKDYPVISETTISNNQLARILEKDDDINDKYWPSLYGPGWNDCHTWLKIVQNYAGVNSPLTTPRFNND, from the coding sequence ATGAAACAAGAAGAACAAAATCAGCACAATTGGAAAAACACCCTGCAAAAAAAGGCCGATCATTATCAAAAACAGAATTGGGTCAACACTCAGCTTAAAAAAAGAAACGACTCCAAGAGCGAACATTCATTCGAGTCAAATAATCATTTATCAATAACTCAAATGATGGCTGATATCGAAAACTCAAAAAACAGCGATCAGTATAAACTATGGAACACTACTGCTGACCAGCTTCCGGTTCAAAAGCAAAGCATGCCCAAACAAAATAATACAGGCATGCCTGATCAGCTAAAATCAGGAATTGAAAACCTATCAGGCCACTCAATGGACGATGTTAAAGTGCATTACAACTCAGACAAACCCGCCCAATTTCAAGCCCATGCTTTTGCTCAAGGCTCGAATATTCATATAGCTCCCGGTCAGGAAAAGCACTTGGCTCACGAAGCTTGGCACGTTGTGCAACAAAAAGAAGGCAGAGTCAAACCTACCATGCAAATGAAAGGTGGCGTGAATGTCAACGACGACATAGGCTTGGAAAAAGAAGCTGATGCAATGGGAGCAAGAGCTTTGCAGATGAAAAACGAAGGATCCCAATCCTTTGGATTGTCAAACAATGAATCTGAAAAATTCATAGCACAAAGAAAAACGCATGAACCTTCCAATCAACCTCTTCAATTAAAAACAAACGAAAATGCTTCAAGCAGCTCAGCTGTTGTCCAAAGAATGGGAACCGGACTAAGTTTGCTTTTGGCTGGCATCGGGTCGTTAGTCGCTCATCAAGTGTTGACATACATCAACAAGAAGAACATGGAGAGCGACGACACATTGGTGGGCAAAGAAAACCCTTACGATGAAGGAGGAAAAGGAAAATTGCAGATTAGAAAGTATCATGCATTTGTTGAAAATGAAAAAAATCCGTTCTGGCATGTATGGCTCACTTATAAATTTGAAGATGGAACAGAATTCAAAATCGCCGAAAGAGGTAATGGAAGGGAAAATTGGAAAGACTATCCGGTCATATCCGAAACCACTATCAGCAATAATCAGTTGGCCCGAATACTGGAAAAAGATGATGATATCAACGACAAATACTGGCCAAGCCTATATGGTCCAGGTTGGAATGATTGCCATACTTGGCTAAAAATCGTGCAAAACTATGCAGGTGTCAACTCGCCACTGACCACACCAAGATTTAATAATGACTAA
- a CDS encoding DUF4157 domain-containing protein has product MDKTAHQFQQNNAAQLKADQRMKANWIAQQKKKDNTITSENSKFESNQLGIAQLSAEMTAATSSDQFLAWNTPPPQQPTQLQKNEGSENIASSAKHTNNTGLPDNLKSGIENLSGYSMSDVKVHYNSDKPAQLQAHAYAQGTDIHLASGQEKHLPHEAWHVVQQKQGRVKPTKQMKGKVNINDDNGLEKEADIMGAKALSIGQSNGDMPTQLKDNDTLEIIQRQFAPAITSSKAHLRNGGQWGNKIGNDINSGSEIVVDRNQQMTQNRGLLSNVTWTKAVNVTGANWNWANHNGANTYIRNSRIGNDKAYPLNADDSFKPNGRAKSPKPKYNWHHHVGEFIEIEESYTDPNSKIAYVNNILRRVNPQTGQVVNNLSADEQRQLDDNAMLTYLKSRVKSTLENAINGLPWQDQLTTDHNIDKIIMYDDSSKALRWQRFGATISGTKYVSYLKWLLANDGPFHRIGEGAVSVRNSLEYWRKSLLPPNGDGVTIKSISLSGSDLHDSGLGVMFVKFNKANAGGGADYHAAGDHEVVVKPENRDLEHKFFGTEENSLANTINETLELDNADKLATYKQKVHANFGSMCEKVIGSDPQKIEQNEKMGLTQAVKEALVFVLVTGLTDLHHENVLWDNNGKPYLIDADNALKMKYMNPQTASLQTGFSDYGITKEQQDNIYNGADDYESSFLQALKDPNSQPQRRLLLKVKQAFANSRGRTVPIETKAWGGRLKAFILTRELGQDTDTYQNDPVSTKWEYCDKFADSLPEGKGVEAPGLEGEVGIRNGTNGNFQHDTEKAQIFADLTVGQIPFYVYRYDNGHILHNDQVIWHGQTIDERMAGLFERFPNQVTN; this is encoded by the coding sequence ATGGACAAAACTGCGCATCAATTCCAGCAAAACAATGCAGCACAGTTAAAGGCGGACCAAAGAATGAAAGCCAACTGGATTGCTCAGCAGAAAAAAAAGGATAACACAATCACATCGGAAAACAGCAAATTCGAATCCAACCAACTTGGTATTGCCCAATTAAGCGCGGAAATGACTGCCGCAACATCAAGCGACCAATTTCTTGCATGGAATACTCCTCCACCTCAACAGCCAACTCAATTGCAAAAAAATGAAGGCTCGGAGAATATCGCCTCCAGTGCAAAACACACAAATAATACAGGGTTGCCCGACAATTTGAAAAGTGGCATTGAAAACTTATCCGGATATTCCATGAGCGATGTCAAAGTGCACTACAATTCCGACAAACCCGCCCAACTGCAAGCGCATGCTTATGCGCAAGGTACAGACATCCACCTAGCTTCGGGACAAGAAAAACATCTTCCTCACGAAGCTTGGCATGTCGTCCAACAAAAACAAGGCAGAGTGAAACCAACCAAGCAAATGAAAGGCAAGGTAAACATCAATGATGATAACGGACTTGAAAAGGAAGCGGATATCATGGGAGCCAAAGCATTGAGTATCGGACAAAGCAATGGCGACATGCCAACCCAACTAAAGGATAATGATACGCTCGAAATCATCCAAAGACAATTCGCCCCAGCTATCACTTCAAGCAAAGCTCACCTCAGAAATGGAGGACAATGGGGAAATAAAATTGGCAATGATATTAATTCCGGTTCTGAGATAGTCGTAGATAGAAACCAGCAAATGACTCAAAATCGAGGTCTTTTGAGCAATGTTACGTGGACAAAAGCAGTTAATGTTACTGGCGCCAACTGGAATTGGGCCAACCATAATGGAGCAAATACCTACATCAGAAACTCCAGAATAGGAAATGACAAAGCCTACCCTCTTAATGCCGATGATAGTTTCAAACCCAATGGAAGAGCCAAATCACCTAAACCAAAGTACAACTGGCATCATCATGTGGGAGAATTCATCGAAATTGAAGAAAGCTATACTGATCCGAATTCAAAAATCGCTTATGTAAACAATATCCTTAGAAGAGTTAACCCTCAAACGGGACAAGTAGTGAACAACCTTAGCGCTGATGAACAGCGTCAACTTGACGACAATGCCATGCTAACCTATTTGAAAAGCCGTGTAAAATCGACTCTGGAAAATGCGATAAATGGCTTGCCTTGGCAAGATCAACTTACAACAGATCACAACATTGATAAAATCATAATGTATGATGACTCGAGCAAGGCTTTGAGATGGCAAAGGTTCGGGGCTACAATCAGTGGCACTAAGTACGTTTCATATTTAAAATGGCTTTTGGCCAATGATGGCCCTTTTCATCGCATTGGAGAAGGAGCTGTTTCAGTTAGAAACTCTTTGGAGTATTGGAGAAAATCTCTTTTGCCGCCTAATGGCGATGGCGTTACTATCAAATCCATTAGCCTCAGTGGTAGCGATTTGCATGATTCAGGTCTGGGTGTCATGTTTGTAAAATTCAACAAAGCAAATGCCGGGGGAGGAGCTGATTATCATGCTGCAGGTGATCATGAAGTGGTTGTCAAACCGGAAAACCGTGACTTGGAGCATAAATTTTTCGGAACTGAAGAAAATAGTTTAGCGAATACAATCAACGAAACTTTAGAACTTGACAATGCAGATAAATTAGCGACTTATAAACAAAAAGTACATGCCAACTTTGGGTCGATGTGCGAAAAAGTCATCGGCAGCGACCCTCAAAAGATAGAACAAAATGAAAAAATGGGATTAACGCAAGCTGTTAAAGAAGCTTTGGTCTTTGTCTTGGTTACTGGTTTGACAGATTTGCATCATGAAAACGTTCTTTGGGATAATAATGGAAAACCATATCTTATAGATGCCGACAATGCACTCAAAATGAAATATATGAATCCGCAAACCGCGAGTCTACAAACTGGATTCAGCGATTACGGAATTACTAAAGAACAACAAGATAACATATATAACGGCGCTGATGACTATGAATCGTCATTCCTTCAAGCTCTGAAAGATCCAAACTCGCAACCGCAAAGACGACTGCTCTTAAAAGTAAAGCAAGCCTTCGCCAACTCCAGAGGTCGTACCGTGCCTATTGAAACAAAAGCTTGGGGAGGTCGCCTTAAAGCATTCATTCTTACCAGAGAACTTGGACAGGATACGGATACTTACCAAAATGATCCTGTATCTACCAAATGGGAGTATTGCGACAAGTTCGCTGATTCATTGCCGGAAGGAAAAGGAGTCGAAGCTCCAGGCTTGGAAGGTGAAGTAGGCATCAGAAACGGAACAAATGGCAACTTCCAACATGATACTGAAAAGGCTCAAATATTTGCGGATTTGACAGTAGGACAAATTCCATTTTATGTCTATCGATATGACAACGGCCATATCTTGCATAATGATCAAGTAATCTGGCATGGGCAAACTATCGACGAACGCATGGCCGGACTATTCGAAAGATTCCCAAATCAAGTGACTAATTAA
- a CDS encoding ATP-binding protein, whose product MDIDRDFLALELNWLEEVIAERLTDKPISLDSYVKDLSSGKSYYTKLAMSYGYQERLILILALAPYIRPTALNLLQSEENSGKNIGGIKYSSFSSSVFIPTVETALFLLQKEEHPENTTAMKTFVSSRLSGLEYFHADAILLRSNILDLQRPDENLPYTSTSLRLVENVLHQILWNKPYVPAMSSSFPAEKITTEQEWSDMVVNRKTENQLNEILSWVKQRNAMKSIPAVARKVLPGYRTLFYGPSGTGKTLAATLIGKLTGLEVYRIDLSKLVSKYIGETEKNLKQVFDIAEQHDWILFFDEGDAIFGKRSETSSSNDRYANQEVSYLLQRVERFPGTVIVATNFKTNLDKAFLRRFQTIVHFPAPNEDTRKMLWEKVFNDEVPKENDFDFSFFAKNFELTGANIINVLQQAVVLGFEENGGTIGKPQLTRALTRELSKLDKLDMKTERKLIFEHEECC is encoded by the coding sequence ATGGATATTGATAGGGATTTTCTTGCTTTGGAGTTGAATTGGCTGGAAGAGGTAATAGCAGAAAGGTTGACTGATAAGCCTATAAGCTTGGATAGTTATGTGAAGGATTTGAGTTCGGGAAAGTCATATTATACAAAATTGGCGATGTCATATGGATATCAAGAAAGATTGATTTTGATATTGGCATTGGCTCCATATATCAGGCCTACTGCATTGAATCTTTTGCAGTCAGAGGAAAATTCAGGAAAAAATATTGGCGGGATAAAATATAGCTCTTTTTCATCTTCGGTTTTTATTCCAACGGTCGAAACAGCCTTGTTTCTGCTTCAGAAAGAGGAACATCCTGAAAATACCACTGCGATGAAGACGTTTGTGTCTTCGAGATTGTCAGGGCTTGAGTATTTTCATGCGGATGCTATATTGTTAAGAAGCAATATTCTGGACTTGCAAAGGCCGGATGAGAATTTGCCTTATACATCGACCTCTTTGAGATTGGTTGAAAATGTGCTTCATCAAATCCTTTGGAACAAGCCTTATGTGCCTGCGATGAGCAGCTCATTTCCAGCTGAGAAGATCACTACCGAGCAAGAGTGGTCGGATATGGTGGTGAATAGGAAGACAGAGAACCAGCTGAACGAGATTTTAAGTTGGGTGAAGCAGCGCAATGCGATGAAGAGTATTCCTGCCGTAGCTCGAAAAGTATTGCCGGGCTACAGAACGTTGTTTTATGGGCCTTCAGGCACAGGAAAGACTTTGGCGGCGACATTGATCGGCAAGCTGACGGGTTTGGAAGTTTATCGCATAGATTTGTCCAAGTTGGTGTCCAAGTATATTGGCGAGACTGAGAAGAATCTGAAGCAAGTGTTTGACATTGCCGAGCAACACGATTGGATATTGTTTTTTGATGAGGGAGACGCTATCTTCGGCAAGCGCAGCGAGACCAGCAGCAGCAATGATCGCTATGCGAACCAAGAGGTTTCTTATTTGCTTCAAAGAGTTGAAAGGTTTCCGGGCACTGTGATTGTCGCGACGAATTTCAAGACGAATCTCGACAAGGCATTTTTGCGAAGATTTCAGACGATTGTTCATTTTCCTGCTCCAAATGAAGATACGCGCAAGATGCTTTGGGAGAAGGTGTTCAATGATGAAGTACCGAAGGAAAACGACTTTGATTTCAGTTTCTTTGCGAAGAATTTCGAGCTAACGGGCGCCAATATCATCAATGTATTGCAACAAGCGGTTGTGTTGGGTTTTGAGGAAAATGGCGGAACAATCGGCAAGCCTCAGCTAACCAGAGCCTTGACCCGTGAATTAAGCAAGCTTGATAAGTTGGATATGAAAACCGAGCGCAAGCTGATCTTTGAGCATGAGGAGTGTTGTTGA
- a CDS encoding ATP-binding protein has product MTEEGIIYKELEWLNQFINYILPDKAKDESEESDGVENSETISPPAVPPQPVPLADYAALRGKGVYVVDLLFELTFSERLVLALTLAQYVAPEIYQKLIVEKNMKQSLVIGGVNFHHSYQGFIPTIETAIYLLSHCDEGGHVKFSIKLKMLKLFDANSTLINKNIIQLESGEGTLPYTASALKVNPFVLNKILWNESYIPALSSSFPAEKISTHQDWDDMVVNRKTEKQLEEILSWVNQRNAMRSVPAVARKVLPGYRALFYGPSGTGKTLASTLIGKLTGMEVYRVDLSKLVSKYIGETEKNLKQVFDIAEQHEWILFFDEGDAIFGKRSETSSSNDRYANQEVSYLLQRVERFPGTVIVATNFKTNLDKAFLRRFQTLVHFPSPSEETRKMLWERVFNDEIPKDGEFDFKFFAKNFELTGANIVNVLQQAMVLGFEENEGLIGKPQLTRALTRELNKLDKLDTKTERKLIYEYEECC; this is encoded by the coding sequence ATGACTGAAGAAGGGATCATTTACAAAGAGCTGGAATGGCTGAACCAGTTTATCAACTATATATTGCCTGACAAGGCTAAAGACGAAAGCGAAGAATCAGATGGCGTGGAAAATAGCGAGACAATAAGTCCTCCTGCGGTTCCTCCTCAGCCTGTGCCGCTTGCAGACTATGCAGCTTTAAGAGGTAAAGGCGTATATGTGGTTGACTTGTTGTTTGAATTGACTTTTAGCGAAAGGTTGGTTTTGGCGCTTACTTTAGCTCAATATGTTGCTCCTGAAATCTATCAAAAGCTGATAGTGGAGAAAAACATGAAGCAGTCTTTGGTGATTGGCGGAGTGAACTTTCATCATTCTTATCAAGGGTTTATTCCGACGATAGAGACGGCTATTTACCTTTTAAGCCATTGCGATGAAGGTGGCCATGTGAAGTTCTCGATTAAGTTGAAAATGTTGAAGCTTTTCGATGCCAACTCTACTCTGATCAATAAGAATATAATTCAACTGGAGTCAGGAGAAGGAACGCTGCCTTATACTGCTTCAGCGCTTAAAGTGAATCCATTTGTATTGAATAAGATACTTTGGAATGAATCGTATATCCCTGCTTTGAGCAGCTCATTTCCTGCGGAGAAGATAAGCACCCATCAGGATTGGGATGACATGGTCGTGAATAGAAAGACCGAGAAGCAGCTGGAAGAAATACTGAGCTGGGTGAATCAAAGAAATGCGATGCGAAGCGTTCCTGCTGTTGCGAGAAAAGTTCTGCCCGGGTATCGCGCTTTGTTTTATGGACCGTCGGGAACAGGAAAGACTCTGGCTTCCACCTTGATCGGAAAATTGACTGGAATGGAAGTGTATCGGGTTGATTTGTCGAAATTGGTGTCCAAGTATATTGGCGAGACTGAGAAGAATCTGAAGCAGGTTTTTGATATTGCAGAGCAACATGAGTGGATCTTGTTTTTTGATGAAGGTGACGCTATCTTCGGCAAGCGTAGCGAGACCAGCAGCAGCAATGACCGTTATGCGAACCAAGAGGTTTCTTATTTGCTGCAAAGAGTGGAAAGATTTCCGGGAACCGTTATCGTGGCGACCAACTTCAAAACGAACTTGGACAAAGCCTTCTTACGAAGGTTTCAGACTTTGGTTCATTTTCCATCGCCTAGTGAAGAAACTCGCAAGATGCTTTGGGAGCGAGTATTCAATGATGAAATACCTAAGGATGGAGAGTTTGACTTCAAGTTTTTCGCCAAGAATTTTGAGTTGACAGGCGCGAATATCGTGAATGTGCTACAACAAGCGATGGTTTTGGGCTTCGAAGAAAACGAAGGCTTGATAGGAAAGCCGCAATTAACGCGTGCTCTAACCAGAGAGCTTAACAAGCTTGACAAGCTGGATACGAAGACCGAGCGCAAGCTGATTTATGAATATGAGGAATGTTGTTAA
- a CDS encoding S41 family peptidase gives MRFSLVFLFLALNIPAFSQKDDVDDPIQNFDKLWNTFDQRYANFNLKQIDWDNIYTVYRPRINENTSNEELFEVSCSMLQELKDGHVTLEPMFAENENIECGAPYGFHFMSVLDSEMNILAFESIMNQEFQQYGFSEANRVDITEETNFQYRVSDRFGYLRLDEMTEALKLGKINKAFDNALEAFNTKEGVIVDLRFNGGGWDYISYLLAGRFVREESIGHYEKTKIKGKEAYTDLKYREIKPKGSFQFTKKPIVILTSDFTASAAEVFVLMMKDLSYVTLIGDTTEGIFSDMYFFKLPNKWKASLSNQQFFSKSMENFEGIGISPEIEVRNNPTDLEKGTDPVLRTAIEFLQKELVEEM, from the coding sequence ATGAGATTCTCTTTAGTTTTTTTATTTCTCGCATTGAATATCCCTGCATTTTCACAAAAAGATGATGTAGACGACCCTATTCAGAATTTTGATAAACTTTGGAATACATTTGATCAGCGATACGCTAATTTCAATTTAAAGCAAATCGATTGGGATAATATTTATACTGTATATCGTCCCAGAATCAATGAGAATACAAGCAATGAAGAGTTGTTTGAAGTTAGTTGTTCCATGCTTCAAGAGCTTAAGGATGGTCACGTTACATTAGAGCCAATGTTTGCCGAAAATGAAAACATCGAATGCGGCGCGCCATACGGGTTTCACTTTATGTCTGTGTTGGATTCGGAAATGAATATTTTGGCGTTTGAATCGATTATGAATCAAGAATTTCAGCAATATGGATTTAGCGAAGCGAATAGAGTTGATATAACGGAGGAGACGAATTTTCAATACAGAGTATCTGATAGATTCGGTTATTTGAGACTGGATGAAATGACTGAAGCATTGAAGCTGGGTAAAATCAACAAGGCTTTTGATAATGCATTGGAGGCGTTTAATACTAAGGAGGGAGTCATTGTTGATCTTAGATTTAATGGCGGAGGATGGGATTATATTTCGTATTTGCTTGCCGGTAGATTTGTGAGAGAGGAAAGCATTGGCCATTACGAAAAGACTAAGATCAAGGGAAAGGAGGCTTATACGGATTTAAAGTACAGAGAAATCAAGCCCAAAGGGAGTTTTCAGTTCACAAAAAAGCCTATCGTAATACTTACCAGCGACTTTACAGCAAGCGCCGCAGAGGTGTTTGTATTGATGATGAAAGACCTGTCTTATGTTACTTTGATTGGTGATACTACGGAAGGAATATTTTCAGATATGTACTTTTTCAAATTACCGAACAAGTGGAAAGCCAGTTTATCCAATCAGCAGTTTTTCTCCAAGTCAATGGAAAATTTTGAAGGAATTGGCATAAGTCCGGAGATTGAAGTTAGAAACAATCCGACTGATTTGGAAAAAGGAACAGATCCAGTGCTTAGAACAGCGATTGAGTTTCTTCAGAAAGAACTTGTGGAGGAAATGTAG
- a CDS encoding SMP-30/gluconolactonase/LRE family protein, which yields MLRQISRLVSIGTMLLLFACDGGDETANPPVVYTEDYTDQVFSDGVEGPAVDSSGLLFAMNFEYSGTVGEVDQQGHASLYAELFPNSHANGMRFDSKGNMIIADQRNRKILKLTPDKILTVLAEDVRLNEPNDIAIMDNDLYFVSAPDFITQTGQIWRGNPDGDLELLTDDLSAVNGIEVSTDNRSLYCSETNTGKVWRYDLSLDGDISNKTLLNTFEGYDLDGMRCDSLGNFWLCVWNRGLVMYMNPKGEVLKLAMTKGTRAANVAYGGMDGRTCFVTVQDRGVIEYFRTDYPGRSFELWRKEN from the coding sequence ATGTTAAGACAAATTTCGCGTTTAGTTAGTATAGGGACTATGCTTTTATTATTCGCTTGCGATGGCGGAGACGAAACAGCAAATCCACCAGTTGTGTATACTGAGGACTATACAGATCAAGTATTTTCAGACGGTGTTGAAGGGCCGGCTGTCGACTCATCGGGTTTGTTGTTTGCTATGAACTTTGAGTATTCGGGAACAGTCGGCGAGGTAGACCAACAAGGTCATGCGAGTTTGTATGCTGAACTATTTCCGAATTCTCACGCTAATGGAATGCGCTTTGATTCGAAAGGAAATATGATCATAGCGGATCAGAGAAACCGTAAAATATTGAAACTTACACCGGATAAAATATTGACTGTGCTTGCTGAGGATGTTCGGCTAAATGAGCCTAATGATATAGCGATAATGGACAATGATCTTTATTTTGTTTCCGCACCGGATTTTATCACTCAAACAGGCCAAATATGGAGAGGAAATCCTGACGGAGATTTGGAGCTTTTGACTGACGATTTATCAGCAGTCAATGGCATAGAAGTAAGTACCGACAATCGAAGTTTGTATTGCAGCGAGACGAATACAGGTAAAGTATGGAGATATGACTTAAGCTTAGATGGAGATATTAGCAACAAGACTTTGCTAAATACTTTTGAAGGCTATGATTTGGATGGAATGAGATGTGATAGCTTGGGCAATTTTTGGCTTTGCGTATGGAATCGAGGGCTTGTCATGTATATGAATCCTAAAGGAGAAGTATTGAAGCTGGCAATGACGAAAGGCACTAGAGCCGCAAATGTCGCTTATGGTGGAATGGATGGCAGGACTTGTTTTGTGACTGTGCAAGATCGAGGAGTTATAGAGTATTTTCGGACTGATTACCCGGGAAGAAGCTTTGAATTGTGGAGAAAGGAAAATTAA